The genome window GCTTTGGGGACAAAGGCGAAAAGGTCGTCCAGAAAAACATAGAAGCGGCGAGAAAAGGCTACGAGCTGGGCGTTAAGCTCCACTCGGACGGAACGATAAAGGTCGAGATTAAGAGGGACGAGAAAGTTAAGGAAGAAATTCTCCTCAGCGGGACCGAAGCGGTGGGAATAGGGGCCCTTGCCGGGGGCATGAACTTCCTGTCTTTCTACCCCATGAGTCCCTCCACGGGAGTTTCGACCTTCGCGGCGCAGAAGGCAGAGGAGTTCAGGATAATCGTCGAGCAGGTTGAGGACGAGATTTCGGCGATAAACATGGCTCTCGGAGCGTGGTTCGCGGGAGCCAGGGCGATGGTGAGCACTTCCGGCGGCGGCTTTGCCCTCACGAGCGAGGCGCTGAGCTTGGCCGGAATGGCGGAGAACCCGATCGTGATACACCTCGCCCAGAGACCCGGGCCGGCCACAGGCCTGCCAACAAGAACGATGCAGGGGGACTTAAACCTCGTCCTCTACGCCGGCCACGGCGACTTTCCAAGGATAGTCCTCGCCCCGGGAAGCATGGAAGAGGCGTTTTACCTGACGGCTGAAGCCTTCAATCTGGCCGACCGCTATCAGGTTCCGGTGATAATCCTCACCGACCAGTACTTCGTCGACACCTACTACAACCTGCCCAAGCCTGACGTTGGAAGGGTGAAGTTCGAGAGGTACATCGTTGAGGCAAAGCCCGGCTACCGGAGGTACGAGCTGACCGAGGATGGAATCTCACCGAGGGCCGTTCCAGGCTACGGCGAGGAGGTCGTCATAGCCAACGGTAACGAACACGACGAGTGGGGCGACATAACTGAGGATGCGGAGCTTACAAAGCTCATGCAGGAGAAGAGAGCCGTTAGAAAGCTCGAAACGATAAGAAGGAACGCACCCCTGCCGAGGCTCATCGGAAGTAAGGACGCAAAATACCTGGTGGTTTCGTGGGGCTCAGCGCTTCACGCCGTTGAGGAGGCCCTTGAGAAGCTCAACCGGAACGACGTGGCTCTTCTCCACTTCAGCTGGGTCTACCCGCTCAACCCTGAGACAAAGCGGTTCTTCGAGGGCAAAACGGTCATCGCCGTTGAGAACAATATCACCGGCCAGTTCGCCGACCTGCTAAGAAAGGAGCTGGGCGTTGAGGTTCACCGCAGGGTTCTGAAGTACGACGGGAGGCCGTTTTCGGTGGAAGAGGTTTTTGATGCCCTGAAGGGGGTGATAGAATGAATCTGCCCACTGGCAGGGAGGCCTTTGAACCCAGAAGGCCAGGAAGCGAGGACGTCGCCTGGTGCCCGGGCTGCGGCAACTTCGGCATAAGGAACATACTCATCTCAGCCCTTGCTGAGCTTGGACTGAGGCCGAGTCAGGTGGCGATAATCAGCGGAATAGGACAGGCTGCGAAGATGCCCCACTACATCAACGCCAACGGCTACCACACGCTCCATGGAAGGGCGATACCGATAGCAACCGGAGTGAAGGCGGCAAATCCGGAACTGACGGTTATAGCCGAGGGCGGAGACGGCGACATGTACGCCGAGGGTGGAAACCACCTGCTCCACGCGATAAGGAGGAACCCGGACATAACGGTTCTCATCCACGACAACCGGATATACGGCCTCACGAAGGGACAGGCTTCCCCGACGACCATGGTCGGGATGAAGACCCCAACCCAGCCGTGGGGAGTTTTTGAAGAGCCATTCAACCCCGTGGCCCTGGCGGTAGCTATGAACGCATCCTTCGTGGCAAGAACCTTCATGGGCTACTTCAGGGAAAGTGTGGAGATAATCAAGAAGGCAATTCAGCACAGGGGGTTGGCTATAGTTGACATCCTCCACCCGTGCGTCAGCTTCAACAGGGTGAATACCTACGCCTGGTACAGGGAGCACACCTACTGGATGGACGACCACGACCCTCACGACAGGGAGGCCGCCTTCAGGCGCGCGATAGAGACCGATCCCCTCCCGCTGGGAATCTTCTACATCAACGAGAGGCCGACCTTTGAAGAGAGTGTTCCGGCCTACAGAACCGATAAACGGCCCCTGTGGAAGCGCGAGCCGAAGCTCGACCTTGTGGAGGAGTTCTTCGAAAGCAAGAGGCTCTGAAACATTTTCTTTTTCAGCTTTAGCAAGAGTTGGTTGAGGTGTTGGTATGAACGTTGGTGAAAAGGCTCCGGATTTCGTTCTGAAGGACCAGAACGGTGAGGATTTCAGACTGAGCGATTTCAGGGGGAAGAAAGTCCTCCTGTCCTTCCACCCGCTCGCCTGGACAGGGATATGCGAGAAGCAGATGAAAGCCCTTGAGGAAAACCATGAGAGGTTTGAGGACCTGAACGTTGTCCCGGTGGGGATAAGCGTCGATGCCGTGCCGAGCAAGAAGGCATGGGCCGAACACATTGGGCTTAAGAAACTCAGAATCCTGAGCGATTTCTGGCCGCATGGGGAGGTCGCAAAGCTCTACGGCCTGTTCCGCGAAAAGGATGGCTTTTCAGAGAGGGCGAACGTCCTCATAGACGAAGACGGGAAGGTGGCGTTCTTCAAGGTCTATCCGATAAGGGAAGTGCCCGACCTGGAGGGGATATTCGGGCTCCTGGAGGGAGGGTGAGTTCCTTTTCAAAATTTTAACTCTACCCATTTCTGTCCTTAACTTTTTGGTCAAGAAAGGCTTTTTATGCTTCCGCACCAAATAGGTTCGGTGATAGAAATGCCGGATGTAAAAGTTGAAAGGATTCTTGAGGATCCGGAGCTCTACATAATCCGGGTCGACGATGACCGGATAAAGTACTTCGAGGCCACCTGGGACATCCCTGAGGGGATAACCTACAACGCTTACCTGATGAAGCTTGACGGTGCGACGGTTCTCTTCGACCTGAGCAAGGCCGAATATACCGACCTCTTCATGGAGGCCCTCGAAAAGCTGGTCGATCCAAAGGAGGTAACCCACGTTGTAATCCACCACACCGAGCCCGACCACACAGGGGCGCTGCCGGCCTTCCTTGAGGCCAACGGCTACAAAGCCAAGCTCATAGGCACGAGTTTCGCCAAGCGTTTCCTGGAGGGATTCTACGGCGAGAAAGTCGTTGAGAACTTTTACACCATCAAGGACGGCGAGGAGATGAACATTGGCGGCAAGACCTTCCGCTTCATAACCGTCCCCTGGCTACACTGGCCGGACACGATGATAACCTACGTGGTCGAGGACAAGCTAATCTTCTCCTGCGACGCCGGCGGCGGCTACGGAATCCCCGAGACCATCGACGACAGCAATGAAGAGGTCGTCCAACGCTATCTCCCCCACGTAACCAAGTACATAGTCACCGTCATCGGACACTACCACAAGTACATCGTCCAGAACATCAAGAAGCTCAAGAGCCTTGGCATAGTCGAGGAGGCCAGGATGATACTCCCAGGTCACGGCCTCATCTGGCGTAAGAACCCCATGAGGATATTCGAACACTACGAAGCTGTCGGCGCAGGAAAGACCACGAAGGGCAAGGTCCTTGTCATCTACGACTCCATGTACGGCTTCGTGGAGAGGAGGATGAACATCGTCCTAGACGAGCTGAGGAAGCACGGACTGAAACCGGTCGTCTACAAATTCACAGACAAGGAGGCCCCCGCTGTCAGCGACATACTGGGTGAAGTCCCCGACAGCGAGGCGATAATCATCGGCGCCTCGACCTACGAGGCCGAGATACACCCGCGCATAAGGTACGCCCTCTACGAGATAGTGGACAAGGCCAACTACGAGAAGCCCGTCCTCATCGTCGGCGCCTTCGGCTGGGCCGGTGTCGCGGGCAAGAAGATAGAGACACTAATAACTCGCAGCAAGTTCGACCACGTTGATACCGTCGAGAGCAGGGGAATGCCCCGGCCGGAGGACGAGGAGAGGCTCAGGGAGGGGGTCAGGAAGCTCGTGGAGTTGATCTCCTGAGCTTTCTTTTTAAGGTGTGAAAAATGCAGCTCGTCATAGTCGGCAACGGGCCGGGCGGGGTTGAGCTGGCCAAGCGCTTGGCCGGAGAGTTCAACGTAACAGTGGTGGAAAAGGAAAACATCCCCCACTATTCAAAGCCCCTGCTGAGCCACCACATAGCCGGCTTTATTTCCGAGGAAAAGCTCTTCCCATATTCCAGGGAGTGGTACGAGGAGAGAGGAATAAACCTGCTCCTCGGGACGGAGGCAAAG of Thermococcus sp. JdF3 contains these proteins:
- a CDS encoding 2-oxoacid:acceptor oxidoreductase subunit alpha gives rise to the protein MSEFRDEVSIVLGGAAGQGIQTVEGILTYALKRSGYHVYANKEYMSRVRGGINTTEIRVSSRRVRAFVRRIDILVPFKQGVLSWVVDRIGKNTVVLGERENVEESFLGKVNLVEVPPTKLALETGSQLYLNTTVAGLIVGLFHGDFGAVEEYIGKRFGDKGEKVVQKNIEAARKGYELGVKLHSDGTIKVEIKRDEKVKEEILLSGTEAVGIGALAGGMNFLSFYPMSPSTGVSTFAAQKAEEFRIIVEQVEDEISAINMALGAWFAGARAMVSTSGGGFALTSEALSLAGMAENPIVIHLAQRPGPATGLPTRTMQGDLNLVLYAGHGDFPRIVLAPGSMEEAFYLTAEAFNLADRYQVPVIILTDQYFVDTYYNLPKPDVGRVKFERYIVEAKPGYRRYELTEDGISPRAVPGYGEEVVIANGNEHDEWGDITEDAELTKLMQEKRAVRKLETIRRNAPLPRLIGSKDAKYLVVSWGSALHAVEEALEKLNRNDVALLHFSWVYPLNPETKRFFEGKTVIAVENNITGQFADLLRKELGVEVHRRVLKYDGRPFSVEEVFDALKGVIE
- a CDS encoding thiamine pyrophosphate-dependent enzyme, with the translated sequence MNLPTGREAFEPRRPGSEDVAWCPGCGNFGIRNILISALAELGLRPSQVAIISGIGQAAKMPHYINANGYHTLHGRAIPIATGVKAANPELTVIAEGGDGDMYAEGGNHLLHAIRRNPDITVLIHDNRIYGLTKGQASPTTMVGMKTPTQPWGVFEEPFNPVALAVAMNASFVARTFMGYFRESVEIIKKAIQHRGLAIVDILHPCVSFNRVNTYAWYREHTYWMDDHDPHDREAAFRRAIETDPLPLGIFYINERPTFEESVPAYRTDKRPLWKREPKLDLVEEFFESKRL
- a CDS encoding peroxiredoxin; translated protein: MNVGEKAPDFVLKDQNGEDFRLSDFRGKKVLLSFHPLAWTGICEKQMKALEENHERFEDLNVVPVGISVDAVPSKKAWAEHIGLKKLRILSDFWPHGEVAKLYGLFREKDGFSERANVLIDEDGKVAFFKVYPIREVPDLEGIFGLLEGG
- a CDS encoding FprA family A-type flavoprotein, which codes for MPDVKVERILEDPELYIIRVDDDRIKYFEATWDIPEGITYNAYLMKLDGATVLFDLSKAEYTDLFMEALEKLVDPKEVTHVVIHHTEPDHTGALPAFLEANGYKAKLIGTSFAKRFLEGFYGEKVVENFYTIKDGEEMNIGGKTFRFITVPWLHWPDTMITYVVEDKLIFSCDAGGGYGIPETIDDSNEEVVQRYLPHVTKYIVTVIGHYHKYIVQNIKKLKSLGIVEEARMILPGHGLIWRKNPMRIFEHYEAVGAGKTTKGKVLVIYDSMYGFVERRMNIVLDELRKHGLKPVVYKFTDKEAPAVSDILGEVPDSEAIIIGASTYEAEIHPRIRYALYEIVDKANYEKPVLIVGAFGWAGVAGKKIETLITRSKFDHVDTVESRGMPRPEDEERLREGVRKLVELIS